A window of the Deltaproteobacteria bacterium genome harbors these coding sequences:
- a CDS encoding PD40 domain-containing protein gives MRLASIFKSVTGIMLFTALVATTGCSGNPEHVLVFSPAPLREQTAGVPMVPFTVKIVDVRGEPVTANGVPITISLKSGTDALRGTTTVNTVGGAALFNNVVYQTAEPVIVDFTGPGVRPLLDVAIDVIPNVPAKLGFGVEPLTPVTAGAEWPDFTVEIQDAYGNRINDSQEVVISIFTGSGALIGETAVDAILGVATFRAIVYNIAEDIVIKAESADLVTTFSIPVTVLPDISSDLALAVTQQPQNGTVDSLQTVVVQIQDRFGNLVNTGTDSTRNVNLNLFSTGDSSPVGSCVSGCAAVGAAGGVATFANVQMNRPGNGYILQASVDLPAATFATTTVNSNAYNIAHGAPESLVFDGASVGGVNRTPQAAQTAGQPWTPAAGPSVAVFILDAFGNLTTSNNTTSVTIERQGFPGDPAFVSNTVTAAGGIAQFPAITYNVSDAAPITVQGVAGGAITPTPLANVTVNHGTPFSLVFTTQPVTVNADTQQLVGVTVRDALGNTATTSAAPITLSFFGGAPCGASLVSGGAPVVPTLGVSTFPVQIDKVCTGVQLSASNGVLTSAPSSSFNITHGAATQIAYLTAPANATADDRQTVQVEIRDQFANRVTTGTDSTVLVNLAIGVNAGTPVPGSLVGYAPQPASAGVANFAGVSGLQVNRIGNGYTIISSAALLSGAASAVSAPITISHGAAAAMTFSPAVVPGAAQPAGGTTDTWQQPVLAIIDAYSNVVTTGAAATASVTLALENNPTGAFCHNCVAVPAAAGIVTFSSGTNEAFRVSMPGTGYTVRATTAQPGIASAASSAFNITVGAPHHLKYGTAPKAQQQAGLEWDLFTVRIVDEFGNPVTGATATGTVTLDLVNSPSGNGGNCPPPDAAGGICGNGQQVQVVSPIDNGTATFTDIFYNTAEILTMRAICTAGNCNGLQLSSDLTASAASAPATTDIDVRPDIMDRLAITVYPPSVGAGDVWDVGGGVSVEVEVQDAFGNVIPTSRAVTIEQYNPATGDPVLGGSTTVNAVLGVATFSGISYTKAGTLLLTATSGALAPAVPVSIAVSAAAANHVAFIQQPVNAPVSTVQTVKAAVRDAYNNIVTSDFSTNITLAIGNNAGAPVPGTCQSPLPPNPPGTGCTVVTAVAGVSEFTFQIDRTGVGYTMQATSAFPAAFTTAFTLTHGAPSQVRFQNAAASATHPEPNQIAGQVWLGNGGGNVTAVVLDQFDNLTTTNNQTVVTVTGSNPTPAHGGFIGNVITVAGGVAVFPSLTYTTQETITVTATAPGLISSAGHVVAIDNATASQLVFSTPMPVTSTVDDFSTVIVQVLDQYGNTVDDPVQPTVSIGFGANPAGGSFIPGVPAPASVVGGFATFSNIQIDRAGGGYRFQVIQGPLNTLSDTFTKTHGAEDHLFLTQPPVSIAAGASQTVIVQSRDQFDNLVTTGPYSAAQIELVLSLNPSGQPDACDSGCTPGGGGSAFVSMVGGQAIFNPVILKYVSIGYQMTATSGLAPFRSVTSASFNVGAGGLNSIVFTTQPGNVRTDETQTVEIQLRDQFNNPITGTIENITLSIGINPAGGTCVGGCGTAATNPATGIATFNNVQINRPGVGYQLRATPATVGIQSVNSDPFTISVGLPNKLVFGTPPAANQTAGVTWDPFTVRITDVFENTIDDGSADRDITVVEASTPVGGAILVDDPADLTMTSVLGVATFSPDTSDRIYALVAGNYTINVTSNPPLAIISGHPIRVRADIPERLSYSQTPPGTVEAGVQWAPCVEVEVQDTHGNLIETARNITVGLATGATDTLFGTTTVAAVGGVATFCDLYYETAETVQLVATSGNLVPTTQAGVTVTGSDPDSLAITGQTLGGTVDSLQSLTVAIADIYGNPTIKGFLGTEEIELSIEPGSPAGACDPTACPFNTIIPLGNVTISTRLTLPGNGYALRATATGGVIGALGSVLSSSFNLTHGAAHHIRFATTPASGLVSDPLAVSVQIEDQFDNVVTTGAGSTQVVTLAFFANPGAGSFVNPAGTPVTPAQAAVAGVATYSNLHINRAGVGYSLTASAGALPLLGGVTPDFDLAAGAANRLAVVTQPISPRQAHLDQTVEIALQDLFGNTLTGDNGSNIQLDILTGPVGAACTPAVCPLTEPTVSGIATFTTQFTKTGTYTLRATRGVLPNPAVDTSSFTITPGDPDSLAFVTGPVNKTADETQTVVVHILDVHGNIATTQASITQVTLSFDNDNGHGPAVLTGAGTVAPVAGVATWPNVRVIRADTGYTLDATTNGPALNAISGAFDIAHGAPSKLAFQVQPAAGPTNIDANGLMVEVAVLDSSDNVATGAATSVTLSIGVNPGSGTLQAPGSLPVATAAGVATWTPGVNGVVINRPAAGYRLFATAPSLTGVLSDPFELRHGDADRLLVSIEPSSATVDDQQVIEVRVLDLFDNLVTGNGGAGSTTEITIGLYRFVPPLTDVTGAACFIGCGTYDGLTGSGVTTVNGVLLLTDTADQLQVSVPGNNYRVRATAAGLTMDESGSFNISAGAPDQVTITDPVSLAPTTDQSQTVTVTVRDQFSNPVLAAGTPISLAIDSGPVGGQFVQAAPSTALLGALLNSTTSGAGTASFSVRLSTTSGADYVLRGTNTNTGDFADTSSITVGPGAASSLAFTVQPSSAIAGDDVAPEVSVRDALGNIRTNDNATSVTLAIGNNPGGSVLTTGTNPATVTSGVAGNAEFGAVSLDKTGTGYTLTASSAGLTGATSGGFNIAPAALDGIRFVQEPSNAQAGLAITPAVTVELIDLYSNRITTDNATTITVTIDNNPGGSTLSGITTRTVVAGLATFTGISLDKTGTGYILFAEDGSSAYTNTSAAFDVEAGPAASLAFLKSPFVLTSQNATMQFVAVEVRDAHQNLVTNASGTVTLAETGGAGTLSSASNPSLTKSIAGGYAIWDDLRYDDADTFTLTATTSLGGVTPVAETVESLATVPAELPANRISKQGVLPDEPNNGDSRNPALSGNGRFVVFSSTSDDLQSDVPTSMSFSQIYFVDRDVDNDGIFDESDDGMVPQLVSISVDSDEPDSDSYNPRISADGRYVVFQSDATDLDLGCDDGNYTHIYVRDLLLAETTCITAIDASAEANGDSYAPYISGSGRFIVYESYADDLDPSVTDINGASDIFLYDMVLGTTSLVSRRSNGQVSDEGDNCYGASVSDNGNIVAWVSDKDDLVSGDTNNQTDAFVRNRSAGTTTRVSVSRTGLQLDSYTSQVRISGNGLRLVFGYEKQTVSVVPSPATTAGRSHYYARTVAAATSLVLVGQRAGVEGDSDSDMYSRAFDLSHDGTVVVFTSSATNLADPTQTVSTGWNVFVRNITANTTVAVSTNSDNGNEPNEDAANFASCWSAAISDDGLYAAFECYNENPLFNTDPGFTDDDEINSDIYVNRTGVGGTVP, from the coding sequence ATGCGACTGGCGTCCATATTCAAGTCTGTTACCGGAATAATGCTTTTTACCGCCCTCGTGGCGACTACCGGATGTTCGGGGAACCCCGAACATGTGCTGGTGTTCAGCCCCGCGCCCTTGAGGGAGCAGACGGCTGGCGTACCGATGGTGCCGTTCACCGTGAAAATCGTGGACGTGCGCGGTGAACCGGTCACGGCCAACGGCGTGCCGATCACCATTTCGCTGAAGTCGGGCACCGATGCGCTCCGCGGCACGACGACGGTCAACACCGTCGGCGGCGCGGCCCTGTTCAACAACGTGGTGTACCAGACGGCCGAGCCGGTCATCGTGGATTTCACCGGCCCGGGCGTGCGCCCGCTGCTGGACGTGGCGATTGACGTCATCCCGAACGTTCCGGCGAAGCTCGGCTTCGGCGTGGAGCCGCTGACCCCGGTGACGGCCGGCGCCGAATGGCCCGACTTCACCGTCGAGATCCAGGACGCCTACGGCAACCGGATCAACGATTCGCAGGAGGTGGTGATCTCAATCTTCACCGGCAGCGGCGCGCTGATCGGCGAGACTGCCGTGGACGCCATCCTTGGTGTCGCGACCTTCCGGGCGATTGTCTACAACATCGCCGAGGACATCGTGATCAAGGCCGAATCGGCCGACCTCGTGACGACCTTCTCCATCCCGGTGACCGTGCTGCCCGACATCAGCAGCGATCTGGCGCTGGCGGTTACCCAGCAGCCGCAGAACGGGACCGTCGATTCGCTCCAGACGGTCGTCGTCCAGATCCAGGACCGGTTCGGCAACCTTGTCAACACCGGCACAGACTCGACGCGCAACGTGAACCTCAACCTGTTCTCGACCGGCGACTCCAGTCCGGTCGGTTCCTGCGTCAGCGGCTGCGCGGCGGTAGGCGCGGCCGGCGGCGTGGCCACGTTCGCCAACGTGCAGATGAACCGGCCCGGCAACGGCTACATCCTCCAGGCCTCGGTGGACCTTCCGGCCGCGACCTTCGCCACGACGACGGTGAACAGCAACGCCTACAACATCGCCCACGGTGCGCCCGAGAGCCTCGTGTTTGACGGCGCCTCCGTTGGCGGCGTGAACCGCACGCCCCAGGCGGCGCAGACGGCCGGTCAGCCCTGGACGCCCGCGGCTGGTCCCTCGGTGGCGGTGTTCATCCTGGACGCCTTCGGGAACCTTACCACCTCGAACAACACCACTTCGGTCACCATCGAGCGGCAGGGCTTCCCCGGCGACCCGGCCTTCGTGAGCAACACCGTGACGGCGGCGGGCGGCATCGCCCAGTTCCCGGCCATCACCTACAACGTGTCGGACGCCGCGCCGATCACCGTGCAGGGCGTTGCCGGCGGGGCAATTACGCCGACTCCGCTCGCCAACGTGACGGTGAACCACGGGACGCCGTTCTCGCTCGTCTTCACGACGCAGCCGGTGACCGTGAACGCCGACACCCAGCAGCTCGTGGGCGTGACCGTGCGTGACGCCCTGGGGAACACGGCCACCACGTCGGCCGCCCCCATCACCCTCAGTTTCTTCGGCGGAGCCCCCTGCGGCGCGTCGCTCGTGAGCGGCGGCGCCCCGGTCGTGCCCACGCTCGGCGTTTCCACCTTCCCGGTCCAGATCGACAAGGTTTGCACCGGCGTCCAGCTCAGCGCCAGCAACGGCGTGCTGACGTCGGCCCCCAGCAGCAGTTTCAACATCACCCACGGCGCGGCGACCCAGATCGCCTACCTGACGGCACCCGCCAACGCGACGGCCGATGACCGCCAGACCGTGCAGGTGGAGATCCGCGACCAGTTCGCCAACCGCGTGACCACCGGGACCGATTCGACCGTTCTCGTGAACCTCGCCATCGGCGTGAACGCCGGCACCCCGGTGCCGGGCTCGCTGGTGGGCTATGCGCCCCAGCCCGCATCGGCCGGCGTGGCGAACTTCGCCGGTGTATCCGGCCTCCAGGTGAACCGGATCGGAAACGGCTACACCATCATCTCTTCGGCGGCCCTGCTGTCGGGCGCGGCCTCCGCCGTTTCGGCGCCCATCACGATCAGCCACGGAGCCGCGGCCGCCATGACCTTCTCGCCCGCCGTCGTTCCCGGCGCGGCCCAGCCCGCTGGTGGCACGACCGACACCTGGCAGCAGCCGGTGCTGGCGATCATTGACGCCTACAGCAACGTGGTGACGACCGGCGCGGCCGCCACGGCCAGTGTGACGCTCGCCCTGGAGAACAACCCCACCGGAGCGTTCTGCCACAACTGCGTCGCGGTTCCGGCTGCCGCCGGCATCGTGACGTTCTCGTCCGGTACCAACGAAGCCTTCCGCGTGAGCATGCCGGGTACCGGATACACCGTCCGGGCCACGACCGCGCAGCCGGGTATCGCCTCCGCGGCGAGCTCGGCGTTCAACATCACCGTCGGCGCGCCGCACCATCTCAAGTACGGCACCGCCCCGAAGGCCCAGCAGCAGGCCGGTCTCGAATGGGACCTGTTCACTGTCCGGATCGTCGACGAGTTCGGCAATCCCGTTACGGGCGCCACGGCCACCGGCACGGTTACCCTGGATCTCGTCAATTCGCCATCGGGCAACGGCGGCAACTGTCCGCCCCCCGATGCGGCGGGCGGCATCTGCGGCAACGGGCAGCAGGTCCAGGTGGTGAGCCCCATCGACAACGGCACCGCGACCTTCACCGATATCTTCTATAATACCGCCGAAATCCTGACGATGAGGGCCATCTGCACGGCCGGCAACTGCAACGGCCTGCAGCTTTCGTCCGATCTCACCGCCTCGGCGGCCTCGGCCCCCGCGACCACTGATATCGACGTCCGTCCGGACATCATGGACCGGCTGGCCATCACCGTCTATCCGCCGTCGGTCGGCGCCGGTGACGTCTGGGACGTGGGCGGCGGCGTGTCGGTCGAGGTCGAGGTGCAGGACGCCTTCGGCAACGTGATCCCGACCTCGCGTGCCGTCACCATCGAGCAGTACAATCCCGCCACGGGCGATCCGGTGCTCGGCGGCTCGACGACGGTGAACGCCGTCCTCGGCGTGGCGACCTTCTCGGGCATCTCCTACACCAAGGCCGGGACGCTTCTTCTCACGGCCACCTCCGGCGCGCTCGCCCCGGCAGTGCCGGTCAGCATCGCTGTCAGCGCGGCCGCGGCCAACCATGTCGCGTTCATCCAGCAGCCGGTGAACGCGCCGGTCAGCACCGTGCAGACGGTGAAGGCCGCCGTGCGCGACGCCTACAACAACATCGTCACGTCCGACTTCAGCACCAACATCACGCTGGCGATCGGCAACAACGCCGGCGCCCCGGTGCCGGGAACCTGCCAGTCGCCTCTGCCCCCGAACCCGCCGGGCACCGGCTGCACGGTGGTGACGGCGGTCGCCGGCGTGTCGGAGTTCACCTTCCAGATCGACCGGACCGGTGTCGGCTACACGATGCAGGCGACATCGGCCTTCCCCGCGGCGTTCACGACCGCCTTCACGCTCACGCACGGCGCGCCCTCGCAGGTCCGCTTCCAGAATGCGGCCGCCAGCGCGACACACCCGGAACCCAACCAGATCGCCGGGCAGGTATGGCTCGGCAACGGCGGCGGCAACGTGACGGCCGTGGTGCTCGACCAGTTCGACAACCTGACGACCACCAACAACCAGACGGTCGTCACTGTCACGGGCAGCAACCCCACGCCCGCCCATGGGGGCTTCATCGGGAACGTCATCACGGTGGCGGGTGGCGTAGCCGTGTTCCCGTCGCTCACCTACACGACGCAGGAAACCATCACGGTCACGGCCACGGCACCCGGACTCATTTCGTCGGCCGGTCATGTGGTGGCGATCGACAACGCCACCGCCAGCCAGCTCGTCTTTTCGACACCGATGCCGGTGACGTCAACGGTGGATGATTTCAGCACCGTGATCGTCCAGGTGCTCGACCAGTACGGCAACACGGTTGACGATCCGGTGCAGCCGACCGTTTCCATCGGCTTCGGCGCCAATCCGGCCGGCGGCAGCTTCATTCCCGGTGTTCCGGCCCCGGCCAGCGTGGTGGGCGGTTTCGCCACCTTCAGCAACATCCAGATCGACCGGGCCGGCGGCGGATACCGGTTCCAGGTGATCCAGGGCCCGCTGAACACGCTCAGCGACACCTTCACCAAGACGCACGGAGCCGAGGACCACCTGTTCCTCACCCAGCCGCCGGTCAGCATCGCGGCCGGTGCCTCGCAGACGGTCATCGTCCAGTCCCGCGACCAGTTCGACAACCTGGTGACGACGGGGCCGTACTCGGCGGCGCAGATCGAGCTGGTTCTTTCGCTCAACCCGTCGGGCCAGCCCGACGCCTGCGACAGCGGCTGCACGCCGGGCGGCGGCGGCAGCGCGTTCGTCTCGATGGTCGGCGGCCAGGCGATCTTCAATCCGGTCATCCTCAAGTACGTCAGCATCGGCTACCAGATGACCGCGACATCGGGGCTGGCCCCGTTCCGCAGCGTCACCAGCGCCAGCTTCAACGTGGGCGCGGGCGGACTGAACAGCATCGTGTTCACCACCCAGCCCGGCAACGTCCGGACCGACGAGACCCAGACCGTCGAGATCCAGCTCCGCGACCAGTTCAACAACCCGATCACCGGCACGATCGAGAACATCACGCTCTCCATCGGGATCAACCCCGCCGGCGGAACCTGCGTGGGCGGCTGCGGAACGGCGGCGACCAACCCCGCCACCGGCATCGCCACCTTCAATAACGTCCAGATCAACCGGCCGGGCGTGGGCTACCAGCTAAGGGCCACTCCGGCGACGGTCGGCATCCAGTCGGTGAACAGCGATCCGTTCACGATCAGCGTCGGCCTGCCGAACAAGCTCGTTTTCGGAACACCGCCCGCCGCCAACCAGACGGCCGGCGTCACCTGGGATCCCTTCACGGTCCGCATCACGGACGTGTTTGAAAACACGATTGATGACGGCTCGGCCGACCGGGATATCACCGTGGTCGAGGCGAGCACTCCCGTGGGCGGCGCGATCCTGGTGGACGACCCGGCGGACCTCACCATGACGTCGGTGCTCGGCGTCGCCACCTTCAGCCCGGACACTTCTGACCGCATCTACGCGCTGGTGGCCGGCAACTACACGATCAACGTCACCTCGAACCCGCCGCTGGCGATCATCTCCGGCCACCCCATCCGGGTGCGTGCGGACATCCCCGAACGGCTCTCCTACTCGCAGACCCCGCCCGGAACGGTCGAGGCGGGCGTCCAGTGGGCGCCATGTGTCGAGGTCGAGGTCCAGGACACCCATGGCAACCTGATCGAGACGGCCCGGAACATCACGGTGGGCCTTGCGACCGGCGCGACGGACACCCTGTTCGGCACGACGACAGTCGCGGCCGTGGGCGGCGTGGCGACCTTCTGCGATCTCTACTATGAGACGGCCGAAACGGTGCAGCTCGTCGCTACTTCCGGCAACCTGGTGCCGACGACCCAGGCGGGCGTGACCGTCACCGGCTCCGACCCCGATTCGCTGGCCATCACGGGCCAGACGCTCGGCGGTACGGTGGACAGCCTCCAGTCGCTCACCGTCGCCATCGCCGATATCTATGGAAACCCGACCATCAAGGGGTTCCTCGGGACCGAGGAGATCGAGCTCTCGATCGAGCCCGGAAGTCCCGCGGGGGCCTGCGATCCGACGGCCTGCCCGTTCAATACCATCATCCCGCTGGGCAACGTGACGATCTCCACGCGGCTCACCCTTCCGGGTAACGGTTACGCCCTTCGGGCGACGGCGACGGGCGGCGTGATCGGCGCACTGGGCTCGGTGCTCAGCTCGTCATTCAACCTGACGCACGGCGCGGCCCATCACATCCGGTTCGCCACGACACCGGCGAGCGGCCTCGTCAGCGACCCGCTGGCCGTCTCCGTCCAGATCGAGGACCAGTTCGACAACGTGGTGACGACCGGCGCGGGCTCCACCCAGGTGGTGACGCTGGCCTTCTTCGCCAATCCGGGCGCCGGTTCCTTCGTGAACCCCGCGGGCACGCCGGTAACACCGGCGCAGGCTGCCGTGGCTGGCGTGGCCACCTATTCGAACCTGCACATCAACCGGGCGGGCGTGGGCTACTCGCTCACCGCATCGGCCGGCGCGCTGCCGCTCCTTGGCGGTGTGACGCCGGACTTCGACCTTGCCGCCGGGGCGGCGAACCGGCTGGCCGTCGTGACCCAGCCCATCTCCCCGCGCCAGGCGCACCTCGACCAGACGGTCGAGATCGCCCTGCAGGACCTGTTCGGCAACACGCTCACTGGCGACAACGGAAGCAATATCCAGCTCGACATCCTGACCGGACCCGTCGGCGCTGCCTGCACCCCCGCCGTCTGCCCGCTCACCGAGCCGACCGTGAGCGGCATCGCCACCTTCACGACCCAGTTCACGAAGACCGGCACCTACACGCTTCGCGCCACGCGGGGCGTCCTGCCGAACCCGGCGGTGGACACCAGCTCCTTCACGATCACCCCCGGCGATCCCGATTCGCTCGCGTTCGTGACGGGACCGGTGAACAAGACCGCCGACGAGACCCAGACCGTCGTGGTGCATATCCTCGACGTTCACGGCAACATCGCCACGACCCAGGCCTCCATCACGCAGGTGACGCTCTCGTTCGACAATGACAACGGACACGGCCCCGCGGTCCTCACCGGCGCTGGAACCGTGGCTCCGGTCGCCGGCGTCGCCACCTGGCCGAACGTCCGGGTGATCCGGGCCGACACGGGCTACACGCTGGACGCGACCACCAACGGTCCGGCGCTGAACGCGATCAGCGGCGCCTTTGACATCGCCCACGGCGCGCCGTCGAAGCTCGCCTTCCAGGTGCAGCCGGCCGCCGGCCCGACGAACATCGATGCCAACGGCCTCATGGTGGAAGTCGCCGTGCTCGATTCATCCGACAACGTGGCGACAGGCGCCGCGACCTCCGTGACGCTCTCCATCGGCGTCAACCCCGGCTCCGGCACGCTTCAGGCCCCGGGCAGCCTCCCGGTGGCGACCGCCGCGGGCGTGGCCACCTGGACACCCGGCGTGAACGGCGTCGTCATCAACCGTCCGGCGGCGGGCTACCGGCTGTTCGCCACCGCCCCGTCGCTCACCGGTGTGCTCAGCGACCCGTTCGAGCTCCGCCACGGCGACGCGGACCGGCTGCTCGTCAGCATCGAGCCCTCCTCGGCCACGGTGGACGACCAGCAGGTGATCGAGGTCCGGGTGCTGGACCTGTTCGACAACCTGGTAACGGGCAACGGCGGCGCGGGCTCCACCACCGAGATCACGATCGGCCTGTACCGTTTCGTCCCGCCGCTTACTGACGTGACGGGTGCGGCCTGCTTCATCGGCTGCGGCACCTATGACGGCCTTACCGGCAGCGGCGTGACCACCGTGAATGGCGTCCTGCTGCTCACCGACACGGCCGACCAGCTACAGGTGTCCGTGCCCGGCAACAACTACCGGGTGCGGGCGACCGCCGCGGGTCTCACGATGGACGAGAGCGGCAGCTTCAACATCAGCGCGGGCGCTCCGGACCAGGTGACCATCACCGATCCGGTGAGCCTCGCGCCGACCACCGACCAGTCGCAGACGGTCACGGTCACGGTGCGTGACCAGTTCAGCAATCCGGTCCTCGCGGCCGGCACGCCCATCTCGCTCGCCATCGACTCCGGCCCCGTGGGCGGCCAGTTCGTCCAGGCGGCGCCCTCGACGGCGCTTCTGGGCGCGCTGCTGAACTCGACGACCAGCGGCGCCGGAACGGCCAGCTTCAGCGTGCGGCTGAGCACGACCAGCGGCGCCGACTACGTGCTGCGCGGGACGAACACCAACACGGGCGACTTCGCCGACACCAGCAGCATCACGGTCGGTCCCGGCGCGGCGTCGAGCCTCGCCTTCACGGTCCAGCCGTCGTCGGCCATTGCCGGTGACGACGTGGCCCCGGAAGTCTCCGTTCGCGACGCGTTGGGCAACATCAGGACCAACGACAACGCCACGTCAGTCACGCTGGCCATCGGCAACAACCCCGGCGGCTCGGTGCTGACGACCGGAACCAACCCCGCGACCGTCACGAGCGGCGTGGCGGGCAACGCCGAGTTCGGCGCCGTTTCGCTCGACAAGACCGGTACGGGCTACACGCTGACCGCCTCGTCGGCGGGACTCACCGGCGCTACATCCGGCGGCTTCAATATCGCTCCGGCGGCGCTCGATGGCATCCGGTTCGTCCAGGAGCCGTCGAACGCGCAGGCGGGCCTGGCCATCACGCCGGCCGTGACGGTCGAGTTGATTGACCTCTACAGCAACCGCATCACGACCGACAACGCGACGACCATCACGGTCACGATCGACAACAACCCCGGCGGTTCCACCCTGTCGGGCATCACCACGCGGACGGTGGTGGCGGGCCTGGCCACCTTCACGGGCATCAGCCTGGACAAGACCGGCACCGGCTACATCCTGTTCGCCGAGGACGGCAGCTCCGCCTATACCAACACCAGCGCGGCATTCGACGTGGAGGCCGGCCCGGCCGCCTCGCTCGCGTTCCTGAAGTCGCCGTTCGTCCTGACCTCCCAAAACGCGACGATGCAGTTCGTCGCCGTCGAGGTCCGTGACGCGCACCAGAACCTGGTGACGAACGCCTCCGGCACGGTCACGCTCGCCGAAACCGGCGGCGCGGGCACCCTCAGCTCGGCCAGCAACCCGTCGCTGACGAAGAGCATCGCCGGCGGCTACGCCATCTGGGACGATCTCAGGTACGACGACGCCGACACGTTCACCCTCACCGCGACGACCTCGCTGGGCGGCGTGACGCCGGTTGCCGAAACGGTGGAATCGCTCGCCACTGTGCCGGCGGAACTTCCCGCCAACCGGATCTCCAAGCAGGGCGTCCTGCCGGATGAGCCAAATAACGGCGACAGCCGGAATCCCGCTCTCAGCGGCAACGGGCGGTTCGTCGTGTTCAGCTCGACTTCCGATGACCTGCAGTCCGACGTGCCGACGTCCATGAGCTTCTCGCAGATCTACTTCGTGGACCGCGATGTGGACAACGACGGCATCTTCGATGAGAGCGACGACGGCATGGTGCCGCAACTGGTCAGCATCAGCGTCGATTCGGATGAGCCCGACAGTGACAGCTACAACCCGCGGATCTCGGCCGACGGGCGCTATGTGGTATTCCAGTCGGATGCGACCGACCTCGATCTGGGCTGCGACGACGGCAACTACACACACATCTATGTGCGCGACCTGCTGCTGGCGGAGACCACCTGCATCACGGCGATTGATGCGAGCGCGGAGGCGAATGGCGATTCCTATGCGCCTTACATCAGCGGCAGCGGCCGGTTCATTGTGTATGAATCGTACGCCGACGACCTGGATCCGTCGGTGACCGATATCAACGGCGCTTCCGACATCTTCCTGTACGACATGGTCCTGGGAACCACGTCGCTGGTGAGCCGCCGGTCGAACGGACAGGTTTCGGATGAAGGCGACAACTGCTACGGCGCGTCGGTCTCCGACAACGGGAACATCGTCGCCTGGGTATCTGACAAGGACGATCTGGTGTCCGGAGACACCAACAACCAGACGGACGCTTTCGTCCGGAACCGGTCCGCGGGCACCACGACTCGCGTCAGCGTGAGCCGTACGGGTCTTCAGCTCGATAGCTACACGTCGCAGGTGCGGATCAGCGGCAATGGCCTCCGGCTGGTATTCGGATACGAGAAGCAAACGGTCAGCGTGGTGCCGTCCCCGGCGACGACCGCAGGGCGCAGCCACTACTATGCACGCACCGTGGCCGCGGCGACCTCGCTCGTCCTGGTTGGTCAGCGCGCCGGTGTCGAAGGCGACAGCGACAGCGACATGTATTCGCGTGCCTTCGACCTTTCCCACGACGGGACGGTCGTGGTGTTTACCTCCTCGGCAACGAACCTGGCCGATCCCACGCAGACCGTCAGCACCGGCTGGAACGTGTTCGTGCGGAACATCACGGCAAACACGACGGTGGCGGTGTCGACCAACTCCGACAACGGCAACGAGCCGAACGAGGATGCTGCCAACTTCGCCTCCTGCTGGAGCGCGGCGATTTCCGATGACGGTCTTTACGCCGCTTTCGAGTGCTACAACGAGAATCCGCTCTTCAACACCGATCCGGGCTTCACTGACGACGATGAGATCAACTCCGACATCTACGTGAACCGCACCGGTGTGGGCGGAACGGTGCCATGA